One Alphaproteobacteria bacterium LSUCC0396 genomic region harbors:
- a CDS encoding ABC transporter substrate-binding protein: MKKTFALLVTSALLATPAFADNVKIGVLLGFTGPIESLTPDMASGAELAMKEASDSGAFMGGSKIISVRGDSTCVDAAAATATAERLITADGVSAIMGADCSGVTTAVLQNVALAKGVVMISPSATSPALSTVEDNGLFFRTSPSDARQGQVLAEILKEKGVKSAAISYTNNDYGKGLAASIQSNFEGLGGKVTISASHEDGKGDYGAEVAALAQAGGDVLIVAGYLDQGGKGVIQASIDAGAFDVFVLPDGMIGDSLPAAIGKDLNGSYGTLPGTDSLGAAKFNGLASAAGFKPGPYAPQSYDAAALMILAMQASSSSDSTKFKTKITDVANAPGEKIYPGELAKALKILASGGDVDYAGATDVELIGPGESAGSFQEIIVKDQKITPVRYR; encoded by the coding sequence ATGAAGAAAACTTTCGCTTTGTTGGTGACCAGCGCTTTGCTGGCAACACCAGCGTTTGCTGACAATGTAAAAATCGGCGTGCTTCTCGGTTTCACCGGACCTATCGAGTCCCTGACACCGGATATGGCCAGCGGTGCTGAATTGGCGATGAAAGAAGCCAGTGACAGCGGTGCTTTCATGGGAGGCTCGAAAATCATCTCTGTTCGTGGTGACTCAACTTGTGTTGATGCGGCAGCAGCAACCGCAACCGCAGAACGGCTGATCACCGCAGATGGTGTCAGTGCCATTATGGGTGCCGACTGTTCAGGTGTGACCACAGCGGTTTTGCAAAATGTTGCGCTTGCAAAAGGCGTGGTTATGATTTCACCGTCAGCTACCTCACCGGCGCTGTCCACGGTTGAAGATAATGGGCTATTTTTCCGGACTTCACCATCAGATGCACGTCAAGGTCAGGTGCTAGCGGAAATCCTCAAAGAGAAGGGCGTGAAATCGGCAGCCATCAGCTATACAAATAATGACTATGGCAAGGGTCTTGCGGCCAGCATCCAGAGCAATTTTGAGGGTTTGGGCGGTAAAGTCACGATCTCGGCCTCGCATGAGGATGGTAAGGGTGATTATGGCGCTGAGGTTGCCGCATTGGCGCAGGCTGGCGGTGATGTGTTGATTGTCGCCGGTTATCTTGATCAAGGTGGTAAGGGCGTTATTCAGGCGTCAATTGACGCCGGTGCATTTGATGTTTTTGTTCTACCTGATGGCATGATTGGCGACAGCCTTCCAGCTGCAATCGGTAAGGATTTGAACGGTTCATATGGCACTTTGCCGGGCACAGACAGCCTGGGTGCAGCAAAATTCAATGGTCTGGCTTCGGCGGCTGGCTTTAAGCCGGGGCCTTATGCGCCACAATCATATGATGCAGCGGCATTGATGATCCTTGCCATGCAGGCATCCTCGTCTTCTGACAGCACCAAATTCAAAACGAAGATTACTGATGTTGCGAATGCACCTGGCGAAAAAATTTATCCGGGCGAATTGGCAAAGGCTCTGAAAATCCTCGCCTCTGGCGGTGATGTGGATTATGCCGGCGCGACGGATGTCGAGTTGATTGGCCCGGGTGAGTCTGCTGGCTCTTTCCAAGAGATCATTGTCAAAGATCAGAAAATCACCCCCGTTCGTTATCGCTAG
- a CDS encoding ABC transporter ATP-binding protein: MLSVQNVSMHFGGIKAVDNVSLSIETGSITGLIGPNGAGKTTLFNVIAGLYKPNTGRIVLDGQDITGAAPHELFHKGLLRTFQLAHEFSSLTVRENLMMVPPNQSGERLIDIWLLPKKVRTEEAANRQRANDVIAFLQISHLADEYAGNLSGGQKKLLELGRTMMTDAKIVFLDEVGAGVNRTLLHQIGDAILRLNKELGYTFCMIEHDMQFIARMCDPVIVMAQGRVLAKGSAAQVQANEDVIDAYLGTGLKNQTRKDRDRP; this comes from the coding sequence ATGCTATCTGTTCAAAATGTCAGCATGCATTTTGGCGGCATCAAGGCTGTTGATAATGTTAGCTTGTCTATCGAAACCGGTTCAATTACTGGCTTGATTGGGCCAAATGGCGCCGGAAAAACGACGCTTTTCAACGTAATCGCCGGTCTTTACAAGCCCAATACTGGCCGAATTGTTCTGGATGGACAGGATATCACCGGTGCGGCGCCCCATGAATTATTTCACAAAGGCCTGTTGCGCACCTTCCAGCTGGCGCATGAATTTTCGTCACTGACAGTTCGGGAGAATCTAATGATGGTTCCGCCCAACCAGTCCGGCGAACGCCTGATTGATATCTGGCTTTTACCAAAAAAAGTCCGTACCGAAGAAGCCGCAAACCGTCAGCGTGCCAATGACGTGATTGCGTTTTTGCAAATCTCCCATCTTGCCGATGAATATGCTGGCAACCTATCGGGGGGGCAAAAAAAGCTTCTTGAACTGGGTCGAACCATGATGACAGACGCCAAGATTGTGTTTCTAGATGAGGTGGGCGCTGGTGTGAACCGGACGCTTTTGCACCAGATTGGCGATGCAATTTTGCGCCTTAACAAAGAACTTGGGTACACGTTCTGCATGATTGAGCATGATATGCAATTTATTGCGCGCATGTGTGATCCAGTGATCGTGATGGCACAAGGCAGAGTGTTGGCCAAAGGGAGCGCAGCCCAAGTTCAGGCAAATGAAGATGTCATCGACGCCTATCTTGGCACAGGCCTAAAAAACCAGACACGCAAAGATAGAGACCGCCCGTAA
- a CDS encoding ABC transporter ATP-binding protein, which yields MTFLIGENMVGGYGGTDILNGCSIRVDLGDIAVVVGPNGAGKSTAMKAIFGMLNLRSGKISIGGEDITALAPFERVKKGMAFVPQTHNVFTSMTVEENLEMGAFINTGPIAGIMEQIYELFPVLKEKRHQCAGELSGGQRQQVAVGRALMTEPKLLMLDEPTAGVSPIVMDELFDRIIEVARTGIAVLMVEQNAKQALAIADKGFVLVQGENRYTDSGTALLRNADVRKAFLGG from the coding sequence ATGACATTTCTGATTGGTGAAAATATGGTTGGCGGCTATGGCGGCACAGATATTTTGAACGGCTGTTCCATTCGTGTTGACCTTGGCGACATTGCGGTTGTTGTTGGTCCAAACGGCGCCGGCAAATCCACTGCGATGAAAGCCATTTTTGGCATGTTAAATCTCCGGAGTGGCAAAATATCAATTGGTGGTGAGGATATAACCGCACTCGCGCCATTTGAACGGGTGAAAAAAGGCATGGCCTTTGTCCCACAAACCCACAATGTTTTTACCTCTATGACGGTTGAAGAAAACCTTGAGATGGGCGCCTTTATCAATACCGGCCCGATCGCTGGCATCATGGAGCAGATCTACGAGCTGTTTCCGGTGTTAAAGGAAAAGCGTCACCAGTGCGCCGGTGAATTATCCGGTGGACAGCGGCAACAGGTGGCTGTTGGTCGTGCGTTGATGACAGAACCAAAGCTGCTAATGCTTGATGAACCAACCGCTGGCGTCTCACCAATTGTGATGGACGAATTGTTTGATCGCATTATCGAGGTGGCACGCACTGGCATTGCTGTTTTGATGGTTGAACAGAATGCCAAACAGGCTCTTGCCATTGCTGATAAGGGCTTTGTGCTGGTGCAAGGCGAAAATCGCTATACCGACAGTGGCACGGCTTTGCTGCGCAATGCCGACGTTCGTAAGGCATTTTTGGGGGGCTGA
- a CDS encoding branched-chain amino acid ABC transporter permease, whose amino-acid sequence METLLNPLVLLANFILVPGLAYGSQLALGALGVTMVYAVLNFSNFSHGEIMSFGAMCTILATYWLQSIGLSISPLPTALLALPFGILGAIGLCLLLDRLVFRFYRHQRASSVTYLIVSIGVMFVIGGGIRFIIGPDDRNFNDGDRFLLKARAFKEISGLSEGLAIKSSQAITVITAVIVVAAIFWFLNRTRTGKSMRAYADNQDLALLSGISPDRVVSITWVITAGLAAIAGTLYGLDKSYKPLVYLHLVLPIFAAAIVGGVGNPIGAIVGGFVIAFSELLLTFAYKKVAAYLFGDGFFGDGLLQILSTDYKFAVSFMILVVVLLVKPTGIFSGKSL is encoded by the coding sequence ATGGAAACGCTATTAAATCCACTGGTGCTTTTGGCGAATTTCATTCTGGTTCCCGGCCTTGCCTATGGCAGCCAGCTTGCCCTTGGTGCGCTTGGTGTGACGATGGTATATGCGGTGCTGAATTTTTCAAATTTTAGCCATGGTGAGATTATGTCTTTCGGTGCCATGTGTACCATTTTGGCAACCTATTGGCTGCAATCTATCGGCTTGTCGATTTCACCGTTACCAACGGCCCTTTTGGCACTGCCCTTTGGCATTCTAGGCGCGATTGGTTTGTGCCTATTATTGGACCGGCTGGTGTTTCGCTTTTATCGCCATCAACGGGCAAGCTCAGTCACCTATTTGATCGTTTCAATTGGGGTGATGTTCGTGATTGGGGGGGGGATACGTTTCATCATTGGGCCAGATGATCGAAATTTCAATGATGGCGACCGGTTTCTGCTGAAGGCCCGCGCATTTAAGGAAATAAGCGGCTTGTCCGAAGGCTTGGCAATCAAATCATCGCAGGCCATTACGGTGATTACTGCCGTCATTGTGGTAGCCGCTATATTCTGGTTTTTAAACCGGACGCGCACCGGCAAATCAATGCGTGCCTATGCCGATAATCAGGATCTGGCGCTTTTATCCGGCATAAGCCCGGATCGTGTTGTCAGCATCACTTGGGTTATTACAGCGGGGCTAGCGGCGATTGCCGGCACCTTATATGGACTTGATAAAAGCTACAAACCGCTAGTTTATTTGCATCTTGTTCTCCCTATCTTTGCCGCTGCAATCGTTGGCGGTGTTGGTAATCCAATTGGGGCAATTGTCGGTGGTTTTGTCATTGCCTTTTCCGAATTACTGCTCACTTTTGCCTATAAAAAAGTGGCCGCCTATTTATTTGGTGACGGGTTTTTTGGCGATGGGCTTTTACAGATATTATCTACTGATTATAAATTTGCAGTCTCCTTTATGATATTGGTTGTGGTGCTACTGGTAAAACCAACCGGCATTTTTAGTGGAAAGTCATTATGA
- a CDS encoding branched-chain amino acid ABC transporter permease, with protein MALMLSFVGFVQSWNLAFSLLNMCLISAIMSLGVNIQWGYAGLFNAGVMGFAALGGLAAVLVSMDPVPAAWAAGGGGIGLGLVIGFVTICANIYLWKRARSHGRKRYWLIGLVIVVGYSLMRLAIDPSVAAIEAVDPAMTGYLGGLGLPIILSWFVGGLFAAAAAWVVGKIALGLRSDYLAIATLGISEIILYVLKFEDWLTRGVKNVNGLPRPVPYEVDLQEAAWFQEIITQFNLSIVEASSLLVKLCYAGLFLIVLLTIIWLSESALRGPWGRMMRAIRDNEVAANAMGKSVTARHLQVFVLGSAVIGIAGAMLVTLDGQFTPTSYQPLRFTFLIWVMVIVGGSGNNWGAVLGGFVVWFFWIEAEPIGLWLITLLTSGMEPAHWLRLHLIENAAHTRLITMGLVLLLTLRFAPRGLIPEVKR; from the coding sequence ATGGCATTAATGCTGAGTTTTGTCGGGTTTGTGCAAAGCTGGAATTTGGCGTTTTCACTCCTAAACATGTGCCTGATTTCTGCGATCATGTCGCTGGGGGTGAATATCCAATGGGGCTATGCTGGATTGTTTAATGCCGGGGTTATGGGGTTCGCTGCACTTGGTGGACTGGCTGCAGTGCTTGTGTCGATGGACCCGGTACCGGCTGCTTGGGCTGCTGGCGGGGGCGGGATAGGTCTGGGTTTGGTGATCGGCTTTGTGACGATTTGTGCCAACATCTATCTCTGGAAACGGGCTCGGTCACACGGCAGGAAACGCTATTGGCTGATCGGCCTCGTTATTGTTGTTGGCTATAGTCTGATGCGTCTGGCGATTGATCCATCGGTCGCCGCGATTGAGGCGGTTGATCCAGCCATGACCGGTTACCTTGGTGGGCTTGGCTTGCCGATTATCCTGTCATGGTTCGTTGGCGGCTTGTTTGCGGCTGCAGCGGCGTGGGTTGTTGGCAAGATCGCGCTTGGCCTTCGTTCAGATTATCTGGCTATCGCTACGCTGGGTATTTCGGAAATAATTCTTTATGTGCTGAAATTTGAAGATTGGCTTACACGCGGTGTAAAGAATGTGAACGGCTTGCCGCGGCCGGTTCCCTATGAAGTGGATCTGCAAGAGGCAGCGTGGTTTCAAGAAATCATTACGCAGTTTAACCTGTCAATTGTCGAGGCTTCATCCTTGCTGGTAAAGCTATGTTATGCAGGCCTTTTCCTCATTGTTTTACTAACCATAATTTGGCTCTCGGAAAGCGCCCTGCGTGGACCGTGGGGGCGGATGATGCGCGCAATCCGCGACAACGAGGTCGCGGCAAATGCGATGGGCAAGAGTGTTACCGCGCGGCATTTGCAGGTGTTTGTTTTAGGATCGGCAGTCATTGGCATTGCCGGTGCGATGCTGGTAACGCTTGATGGGCAATTCACCCCGACAAGTTATCAGCCACTCCGGTTCACCTTTCTGATTTGGGTGATGGTGATTGTTGGCGGCTCGGGTAATAACTGGGGCGCGGTTCTGGGCGGTTTTGTTGTCTGGTTCTTCTGGATCGAGGCTGAACCAATTGGCCTTTGGCTTATCACCTTGCTGACCTCGGGCATGGAACCAGCCCATTGGCTGCGACTGCATCTAATCGAAAATGCAGCGCATACGCGCCTCATAACTATGGGGCTGGTCCTGTTGTTAACGCTGCGTTTTGCGCCGCGCGGGTTAATCCCCGAAGTTAAAAGATAA
- a CDS encoding aspartate/glutamate racemase family protein, whose amino-acid sequence MTRVAFINPNSTIAMTTSCARSFAAQLPKDYDVEAITNHQAPAAIQGPEDGDSAVPGVLDIISNGNFDAYVIACFDDTGLAEARALTKKPVIGIGQASFHLAALSSARFSVLTTLAVSVPVIAENIRAQGFGLICDGVYASGVPVLDLETAPDKSREIISSHLHKMALEYPNNAVVLGCAGMTNIWHKLQPDHQITLIDPVAAAAKLIPVLV is encoded by the coding sequence ATGACCCGTGTTGCTTTTATCAATCCGAACTCGACAATTGCGATGACCACAAGCTGTGCGCGGTCATTTGCCGCCCAGCTTCCCAAAGATTATGACGTTGAAGCGATTACCAACCATCAGGCGCCAGCTGCGATTCAAGGCCCTGAAGATGGCGATTCTGCCGTTCCGGGAGTGCTTGATATCATTTCCAACGGCAATTTTGATGCCTATGTAATTGCCTGTTTTGATGATACCGGATTGGCCGAGGCGCGGGCACTGACAAAAAAGCCTGTTATTGGCATTGGTCAGGCATCGTTTCATTTGGCGGCATTGTCATCGGCGCGGTTTTCAGTGCTGACCACCTTGGCAGTGTCAGTTCCGGTGATCGCCGAAAATATCAGGGCGCAAGGATTTGGCCTGATTTGTGATGGCGTTTATGCCAGCGGCGTTCCGGTTCTTGATCTTGAGACTGCGCCTGACAAATCACGCGAAATCATTTCGTCACATTTGCACAAAATGGCCCTAGAATATCCCAATAATGCTGTGGTTCTTGGCTGTGCTGGCATGACCAATATTTGGCATAAATTACAGCCGGATCATCAGATTACCCTGATTGATCCAGTGGCAGCCGCGGCAAAATTAATCCCTGTGCTTGTCTAA
- a CDS encoding ABC transporter permease, translated as MFGRGFKLSLGIFFTLFILFLYGPTISILVLSFQGPNGGLTFPMRGFSTFWFESLFDGVGVIDIWGAFGRSIRLGLVVMVLTVVLSLMAGMAFRKRFPLSSFLFYATVSSLIVPSIVISLGVALEFRIIDDAVKAIGGDMNIQWVIDDFRTTMGLFSSGLGAQLTWTLPFGLLIMFAVFNRFDPSYEEAARDLGAGPWQTFREAVLPIIAPSLIGVALFGFTLSYDELARSSQAIGGLNTLPLELRGLTTTVTDPTIYALGTLTTAVSFLAISIFLILFTLLRRRTAKAPRPETPAP; from the coding sequence ATGTTTGGTCGCGGTTTCAAATTATCTCTTGGCATCTTTTTTACCCTGTTCATTTTGTTCCTGTATGGACCAACTATATCGATCTTGGTGTTGTCATTTCAGGGGCCAAATGGCGGCCTGACATTTCCGATGCGCGGCTTTTCAACCTTTTGGTTTGAATCGCTGTTTGATGGCGTCGGGGTAATCGATATCTGGGGTGCGTTTGGCCGGTCGATTCGCCTTGGCCTTGTTGTCATGGTTCTAACAGTGGTTTTAAGCCTGATGGCAGGGATGGCTTTCCGCAAACGCTTTCCGCTCTCAAGCTTTTTATTCTATGCCACCGTTTCATCGCTGATCGTGCCGTCAATCGTCATCAGCCTTGGGGTAGCGCTTGAATTTCGGATCATTGATGATGCTGTCAAGGCGATTGGCGGTGACATGAATATCCAGTGGGTGATTGATGATTTCCGCACCACGATGGGGCTGTTCAGCTCCGGGCTTGGTGCCCAGCTAACCTGGACATTGCCATTTGGGTTATTGATCATGTTTGCTGTTTTCAACCGGTTTGACCCGTCTTATGAAGAAGCGGCGCGCGATCTTGGCGCTGGACCTTGGCAGACGTTCCGTGAGGCTGTGCTGCCGATCATTGCGCCATCATTAATTGGTGTTGCGCTTTTTGGGTTCACGCTTAGCTATGATGAATTGGCGCGATCATCACAGGCAATTGGCGGGCTGAACACACTGCCGCTTGAATTGCGCGGCCTGACCACGACGGTAACTGACCCGACGATTTACGCGCTTGGCACATTAACCACTGCAGTCAGTTTTTTGGCGATCAGCATATTTTTGATTTTATTCACCCTGCTGCGGCGGCGAACCGCCAAGGCACCGCGGCCGGAAACCCCTGCACCATGA
- a CDS encoding ABC transporter permease, whose protein sequence is MLDVKKHSATILSLPFAFVIFTFFIVPLCLVVMVSFWDYNSYSIIPDFIFTNYQDIFYGCVKSLPDLCTSFATYISSLKFVFITWLITLLTGFLVALFLSFCVSSLQMQIVLFLLCTIPFWTSNVIRMISWIPLLGRNGLVNSTMQNIGLTDAPAEWLLYSEFSVILAFIHLYTLFMVVPIFNSMMRIDRSLIEAAHDAGASSFQTLTNIIIPLSRPGIIIGSIFVITIVMGDFITIGVMGGQQIPSVGKIINVEMTYLQFPAAAANAVILIITTLMIIFAMTKLVDIRKEL, encoded by the coding sequence ATGTTGGATGTAAAAAAACACAGCGCAACAATTCTGTCGCTTCCCTTTGCATTTGTTATTTTTACCTTTTTCATTGTCCCACTCTGCCTCGTCGTTATGGTTAGCTTTTGGGATTACAATTCCTATTCGATTATTCCCGATTTTATTTTTACAAATTACCAAGATATTTTTTACGGCTGCGTCAAGAGCCTGCCGGATTTATGCACATCCTTTGCAACCTATATCTCAAGCTTGAAATTCGTTTTTATTACATGGTTGATTACCCTGCTCACCGGATTTCTTGTCGCGCTGTTTTTGTCTTTTTGTGTGTCTAGTTTACAAATGCAGATTGTTTTATTTCTGCTCTGCACAATCCCATTCTGGACCTCGAATGTCATCCGGATGATTTCTTGGATTCCGTTACTGGGACGCAATGGTCTGGTGAACTCGACAATGCAGAATATTGGTCTGACGGACGCGCCTGCCGAATGGCTTCTCTATTCTGAATTTTCCGTCATTCTGGCATTTATACATCTTTACACGCTGTTCATGGTGGTGCCGATTTTCAACTCGATGATGCGCATCGATCGCTCGCTGATAGAGGCTGCGCATGATGCTGGCGCCAGCAGTTTTCAGACATTGACCAATATTATTATTCCGCTCAGCCGTCCCGGTATCATAATCGGATCAATCTTTGTGATCACCATTGTGATGGGTGATTTTATTACTATTGGTGTCATGGGCGGACAGCAGATTCCATCGGTTGGCAAAATTATCAATGTGGAAATGACCTATCTACAATTTCCGGCGGCGGCGGCAAATGCAGTGATCCTGATCATCACAACTTTGATGATTATTTTTGCAATGACAAAACTCGTCGATATTCGAAAAGAGTTATAG
- a CDS encoding PotD/PotF family extracellular solute-binding protein: MAKQIDRRSLLKTAGATAALAGFGLSAPAVHSANEKIVRYLGTATTMGSEIDKKLFEDTGITVKYIPVTTDEVTKRVLTQPNSFDIVDTEYFSLPKLVPSGNILGMDSKRIKEFDNISTTHTLGQIGGKTIGDQGTAPKKVFYLKDEKSSEFSSEPTRWATLIPTVFNADTLGIRPDLIKRPINTWAELLNPEFKGKASILNIPSIGIMDAAMVVESMGEYQYPDKGNMTRDEIDLTIKILIEAKKAGQFRALWSDFNESVNLMASGEVVIQSMWSPAITAVRTQGIPCVYQPLKEGYRAWAVGFALSAATKGYQADVCYEFINWYLSGFVGGYLNRQGYYSAVPSTAKQYMEDYEWDYWMLGKAAAKDIKAPDGKKLASAGEVRDGGSFVERMGGVACWNATMDENRYMVRKWNEFVAA, translated from the coding sequence ATGGCTAAGCAAATTGACAGACGATCACTTCTTAAAACGGCCGGTGCCACTGCCGCCCTTGCCGGGTTTGGCCTCAGTGCACCAGCAGTCCATTCTGCCAATGAAAAAATTGTCCGCTATCTCGGTACCGCAACGACAATGGGAAGCGAGATTGACAAGAAGCTTTTCGAAGATACGGGCATTACGGTGAAATATATTCCCGTAACAACTGATGAGGTTACGAAGCGGGTTTTGACCCAGCCAAACAGCTTTGACATTGTTGACACTGAGTATTTTAGCCTACCAAAGCTGGTGCCGTCAGGGAATATCCTTGGAATGGACTCAAAGCGGATTAAGGAATTCGACAATATTAGTACGACCCATACGCTTGGTCAAATCGGCGGCAAGACAATTGGTGATCAGGGCACAGCGCCAAAAAAGGTTTTCTATCTGAAAGATGAAAAATCGAGTGAGTTCTCATCTGAGCCAACCCGCTGGGCAACGCTGATCCCGACTGTGTTCAATGCTGATACACTCGGCATTCGCCCTGATCTTATCAAGCGCCCAATCAACACCTGGGCAGAACTTTTGAACCCGGAATTCAAAGGCAAAGCATCAATTCTGAACATTCCGTCAATTGGGATTATGGATGCAGCAATGGTTGTCGAGTCGATGGGCGAATATCAATATCCTGACAAAGGTAACATGACACGCGATGAAATTGATCTGACAATCAAGATTCTAATCGAAGCGAAAAAGGCCGGCCAGTTCCGCGCCCTTTGGTCTGATTTCAACGAAAGCGTAAACCTGATGGCATCAGGCGAAGTCGTGATCCAGTCTATGTGGTCACCTGCGATTACCGCCGTGCGGACGCAAGGCATCCCATGCGTCTATCAGCCGCTGAAAGAGGGCTATCGTGCATGGGCAGTTGGCTTTGCATTATCTGCTGCGACCAAAGGCTACCAGGCTGATGTTTGTTATGAATTTATTAACTGGTATCTGTCAGGTTTTGTTGGTGGTTATCTCAACCGTCAGGGCTATTACTCAGCCGTCCCGTCAACTGCCAAGCAGTATATGGAAGATTATGAGTGGGATTACTGGATGCTTGGCAAAGCGGCGGCCAAGGACATCAAAGCCCCTGATGGCAAAAAGCTGGCAAGTGCTGGTGAAGTAAGAGACGGCGGGTCATTCGTTGAGCGTATGGGCGGCGTTGCCTGCTGGAATGCCACTATGGACGAGAATAGATATATGGTTCGCAAATGGAATGAATTCGTAGCGGCCTAA
- a CDS encoding ABC transporter ATP-binding protein → MNQSNNHLELIDLEKRYGDTVAVRGINLSLSENTYCCLLGPSGCGKTSLLRMIAGHEDITSGAVFLDNLDISNETPAARSTSMMFQSYALFPHLKVIDNVAFALKIMGVGKTERHARAMELLESVQLHTMSQRYPSQLSGGQQQRVALARALITKPKLLLLDEPLSALDPFLRIEMRSELKLLQRQLGITFVHVTHSQEEAMALADVILVMNDGKVEQKGSPIEIFTKPRNAFVARFIGGHNVIEGEGRPISIREDRIKVTPGGTGEVTGVEFLGSVVRLKVKSDRGLLTVVQSDMEFTKTKFDLGDQVKTSWLKKDQLQLEA, encoded by the coding sequence ATGAACCAGTCGAATAACCATCTTGAGCTGATTGACCTTGAAAAGCGCTATGGGGACACCGTCGCCGTGCGGGGGATTAATCTATCGCTCTCAGAAAACACATATTGTTGTCTTTTGGGGCCGTCAGGATGCGGTAAGACTTCGTTGCTGCGGATGATTGCCGGACATGAGGACATTACCAGTGGCGCTGTTTTTCTGGACAATCTGGATATATCAAACGAAACACCAGCAGCGCGGAGCACATCGATGATGTTCCAAAGCTACGCGCTGTTCCCGCATCTAAAAGTGATCGACAATGTCGCTTTTGCGTTGAAGATCATGGGGGTTGGCAAGACCGAACGTCATGCGCGCGCCATGGAGCTTCTTGAAAGTGTCCAGCTCCATACGATGTCGCAACGCTATCCCAGCCAATTATCAGGCGGTCAGCAGCAGCGGGTGGCGCTTGCGAGGGCGTTAATCACCAAGCCAAAACTGTTACTGCTCGATGAGCCTCTATCGGCACTTGATCCTTTTTTGCGCATTGAAATGCGGTCGGAATTAAAGCTGTTGCAACGTCAGCTTGGCATTACCTTTGTTCATGTGACGCACAGCCAAGAAGAAGCAATGGCATTGGCTGACGTGATTCTGGTGATGAATGACGGCAAGGTCGAACAGAAGGGCTCGCCAATCGAAATATTCACCAAGCCTCGCAATGCCTTCGTTGCACGTTTCATTGGCGGGCATAATGTTATTGAGGGTGAGGGGCGGCCAATATCAATCCGAGAGGATCGGATAAAGGTGACACCGGGGGGCACTGGCGAGGTGACGGGTGTAGAGTTTTTAGGATCAGTGGTGCGCTTGAAGGTCAAGTCAGACCGCGGCCTCCTTACTGTTGTTCAGTCAGATATGGAATTTACCAAGACGAAGTTTGATTTAGGGGATCAGGTGAAAACCAGCTGGTTAAAAAAGGACCAGCTACAACTAGAAGCATAG
- the upp gene encoding uracil phosphoribosyltransferase, with the protein MSRFHIVEHPLIAHKMSVLRNKETKSPLFRQTLREVAYLMTFAVTQHLDLVPLRIETPLEVADCYQLKAPNPCLVSILRAGNGLTEALLNILPEASVGHLGMARNDQTLQPEKYYTKLPSDISARQVILADPMLATAGSTVAAIDILRDHGVKDIVFMCLLAAPEGVERLREAHPDVPIFTAALDRQLNEKGYILPGLGDAGDRIYGT; encoded by the coding sequence ATGAGCCGCTTCCATATTGTTGAACATCCGCTCATTGCGCATAAGATGTCTGTTCTGCGCAACAAGGAGACGAAATCACCCCTGTTCCGACAGACTTTGCGGGAAGTTGCCTATTTAATGACCTTTGCGGTTACGCAGCATTTGGATTTGGTTCCCTTGCGTATCGAGACGCCGCTTGAGGTTGCTGACTGTTATCAACTGAAAGCTCCAAACCCTTGTCTGGTTTCGATCTTGCGTGCCGGTAACGGCTTGACTGAAGCCTTGCTGAACATTCTTCCAGAGGCATCCGTTGGGCATCTAGGCATGGCAAGAAATGATCAGACCTTACAGCCAGAAAAATATTATACCAAACTGCCAAGTGATATTTCTGCGCGGCAGGTTATTCTTGCTGATCCGATGTTGGCAACAGCCGGAAGCACCGTTGCTGCAATCGATATTCTGCGTGACCATGGGGTCAAAGATATTGTCTTTATGTGTCTTCTGGCGGCGCCCGAGGGAGTCGAACGATTACGCGAAGCACATCCTGATGTGCCAATCTTTACCGCAGCACTTGACCGGCAGCTTAACGAGAAGGGCTATATATTGCCCGGCTTGGGTGATGCTGGCGACCGGATTTATGGCACGTAA